Below is a genomic region from Deltaproteobacteria bacterium.
TTATGGCAAATGATTTTGAATCCCTAATGGGGCTTGGGCAGAAGTTGTTGGGCTTTCGAGTGGCGAACCAGTCTTTGCATGCTTCCAATATTGCAAATCTGGCCACGTCGAATTTTAAGGCCAAGGAAATTTCCTTTAAGGCAGAATTGGATAAGGCCTTAAAAAAAGGGGAAGAGATTTTCAATTCCATGGAAAACGATAATCCTTGGAAACTGGATGTCAAGATCAAGAATTCAAACGCGGAACTCAACTCTCGAGGAAATAATGTGAAGCTGGACCAGGAGCTTTCGGATATGACTCAAAATGCCATGCAGTACCTGGCCACGGTTAAAATTATTTCGAAACAATTAGCCCTGCAGCGTTATGCGAGCACGGGGGCTTAGAGGTAGTTATCAGATAGCAGTTATCAGTTAACAGTTGGGCGAGACTCACTGAGAACTGAGAACTGGCGACTGGCAACTTATTCACATGAGTTTATTAACCAGTTTTAATTTAAGTTCTGCAGGAATGAGTGTTCAAAAGGACAGATTGAATGTTGCTGCAGAAAATTTGGCCAACGTGAGCACCACGCGTACACCGGAAGGGGGGCCCTATCGAAAGAAAAGCTTAATGATAGGAAGCATTCCTGTGGGCATGCAGGAAAGCTTTGAGGCCTATCTCAAAAAGGCCGATGTGAAGGCTCCCCAAGTTTCAAGTGTTCAGAAATCGGGTGAGGATTTTATTTCTATGTACGATCCCCAAAATCCGGACGCCGATACAAAAGGCTTTGTGAAGATGCCGAACATAAGTACCACGCAAGAAATGGTGAATATGATGGCCGCTTCAAGTGCTTACGAAGCGAACATGAGTGTGTTTAGTGAAGCAAAAACGATGTTTATGAGAACCCTGGATATGGGTTCGGTATAGATTTGACGACGTAACTGTAAAAGGAGGAGGCGATTATGAAGATAGAAAATCTAACAAACCTGAATACCGAGCTGGGGATAGGTCAATTTCTGGAGGCTCCCAAAAATAATCTGTTGGGAGAAGAAGGTCTTCAAGGTGAAAGCTTCAAAGACCTTTTAATGAAGGGAATTGAAAAAGTGAATGCGGATTTATTGAAGTCCTCAAACATGGCTCAAGAACACCTGGCGAATGGGAAGCATGATCTTCATGAAGTGATGATCCAAATGGAAACAGCCGATCTTCATTTTAGGTTCATGACCCAGGTGCGCAACAAGGTTTTAGAGGCCTACAACGAGATTATGAGAATGCAGGTTTGATGGATGGTACGCTCCTCCCCTTAAGCTAAGGGGAGGTTGGGAGGGGTTATGTTTCAATTGGATGCCAATTGCCATAACTCCCCCTGCCCCCTCTTAGCTTAAGAGGGTGGAATTCTTTGGGGGACAAAAATGTCAAATTTCTTTGAACAGCTGCGCGAATTTTTAACCTCTTTAACCCTGGTTCGAAAAATTACTATCTTGGCTACCCTGATTGTTGCCATCTCGGCGATTAGTTACCTGGTGAGTTTGTCGGGAAAGGTGAGCTATGAACCCCTGTTTACTAACATGAATTCGGAAGACCTGGGTGCCATCGTCGCCCGTCTGGATAAACAGGGCACCGCTTATCAGGTGGATCAAACCCAGAGAACTGTCATGGTTCCTGGGGCAGACGTTTTAAAAATCAGAATGAAAATGGCAGAAGAAGGCCTGCCGCGTTTTGGAGGAGTGGGTTTTGAGATTTTCGATAAGGCGGGTTTTGGAAAATCCGATTTTGAACAACACATCAATTTTCAGCGGGCCCTTGAAGGAGAGCTGACGCGTACCATTTTAAGTTTGAGAGAAGTGGAAAAGGCCAGGGTGCATCTGGTGCTTCCAGAGAAATCCATCTTTTCTCAAAGTCAGCAAGCGGCTTCTGCTTCGGTTATTTTGAAATTGGGAAGAAGTGGTGCCCTTCCAGAAAACACGGTTCAATCCATTACTCATTTGGTGGCCAGCGCGGTTGAAGGCCTGGATTCCTCAAATGTGACTGTTGTCGATAGTGAAGGTCGCCTGCTTTCTTCTCCCGCAGGAGATGCCAGCAGTGTCGCGGGAGGACAGGCCTACAATCAGAAAAATCAAATCGAAAAGAATTTGGAACATCGAATTGTCGATCTTCTCTCTCCTGTCGTTGGAGTGGGTAAAGTCATGGCACGCGTTACAGCGGACATCGACTTTACTCGCTCTGAAACGACCGAGGAAACTGTGGATCCAAACCGAACCGCGGTGTTGCAGGAGTCAAAAACCAAAAATAAGAAGAGTGAAGCGGACAATGCCAATAGTGCAGCAGGGAGTGGAAATGCGAATGGTGCAAATTCTCAGGCCGATGAGAACGTAGAACAGACCAGTTACGAAGTGAGTAAAACGGTGAAGAAACTCATCACACCTATTGGGGCGATCAAGAGTCTTTCCGTGGCGATCCTGGTCGATGGAAATTATGTCGCCGATAAGGCAGGCAAGAAACAATACACGCCTCGTGCGGCTGAAGAATTGACCCGCATCGATGAACTGGTGAAGGGCGCCATCGGCTTTACTCAGGCACGCGGAGATCAGGTGAAAATTACCAATCTTGCCTTCCAGGCTGTAGATGCGCAACTCGATGCGAGCAGCGAAGCCTGGTACAAACAAAAGAATAGCAATGGCTTTATTATATCGGTGATTGCCAATGTGTTGATTGTAGTAGCGCTGCTGTTGGTCTTCTTGCTGGTGGTCCGGCCTTTAATTGCCAGCTGGAATGGGGCCTCTCAAAGGATTTTAGGGCCCCGGGCAAAAAGGGCCGCACTGCAATCGGGTTCTGATGTGAATCAACTGGTCCGTGTCAATCCTGTGGCTGCGACAGCGGCTATTCGGAAATGGTTAGAATAGGGATGGATATACTATGGCAAATTTAGCGACAGCGACTCCGGCTCCCGCGAGTACTATTAAGAATCACGAAAAGGCAGCCCTGCTGGTTTTGTCCATGGGTGAAGAGGCCGCGGGGAGTTTGATGAAGGAACTCTCCGATGAGGATATCCGAAAAATAGGCAATGCCTTGCTGGGAATTCAAAATGTTCCTTCCAATCTCATTCAACAAGTACTGGATGAATTCTCGGATGGTGTCGACTCCTCCGACGATGCCTCCGAGGTCCTCAACATTGACGGCAAACATGCCCTGGAGAAAATGCTTCATCAAACCCTGCCTCCCGAGCGCAGTGGGAGTCTGTTAGGCGCCTTTTTTACTCCTGCATCGGAAGAAGAAAAAACGGGTTTAAAAAAGTTGATCAACGAATTTTCATTTGAGGCTCTTCTCGAGGCTGTGAAGGAGGAACATCCTCAAGTGATTGCCCTCATCATGAATTATTCGAAGCGTTCGGTGGCAAAGAAGGTTTTGGCAGAGTTGGAGGGAAGCATTCAAATCGAGGTCTATATCCGAATGGCCCAGCTGGAGAAGATTTCTTCGAAGGCTGTGGAGGATATCAAAGTTTTGCTCAGGGAGAAGAAGCCTCTTTCAGCCGAGGGGGAAAAAGAAAAAACGGAAGAGGAGATTAATTTAAGCGGATTGCAAGATACGATCCTCCTTCTCAAAACTTTAAAGGAGGAAAAATCCACTCAAATTCTGGAAGAGATTTCAAAAAAAGATGCTTACTTGGGTCTCGCGATTAATAAAAAAATGTTTACGCTGGAAGACCTGGAAAGGTCTGATGACGCGGGTATTCGGGAGTTGTTGAAGACGGTGAAAATGGATGACCTCAAAGTGGCTTTAAAAGATGCCCCAGAAGCCCTCAAAAATAAAATTTTTAGCAATATGTCTCAGAAGGCCTCAACGATCTTAAAGGAAGACATGGACGTTATGCCTCCCCAAAAAGTGGAGGCCATTGAAAGCGCCCAGGAAACGGTTTTGAAAGAGGCCAAGGAACTCATCAAGCAGGAAAAAATGAGTCTAACCCCCATCAAGGAAGATTAGGATATGGATTTCATTAATCAGGGATTGGAAGTTCCGAAAAAACCTTCTCTTTCAAGTCTGGGGGATTCCTATCAGGAGATTTCCCTGCAGGAGATGCTTTACCAACAGCAGAGCTTGAATTCTTCGGAACTTAAAGAGGGAGAGCGGAGACTCGTTTTTGGAAAAAAAGATCCACTGGAAAAAGAAAGGGAGTCTTTGGAGCAGGCAAAAAAACTTTTGGAGGAAGAAAAAAATCTGCTGCATGAGAAGCTTCAGTCCTTTGAAAAAATGCTTCAAGCACAAAAGGGGCAGATGGAAGAATGGAAACAGGAAGCGGTTCAGCATTTTTCGGAAGTAGTTTTTAAAATAGCAGAGGCGGTGCTGAGAGAAGAATTACAATTAAAGCCGGAACGCTTGAAAGACTTGATACTGAATCTGGTTCAAAAAACTCACGGAGAGAGTGAAAAAAAATTGCTGCTTCATCCGAACAATCTGCAGTGGATGAAGGAAAAATTCCCTGATTTTGTTTTGGAGCTCGAAAGCAAGTATCAGATCGTCGTGAAAGAAGAAGAGAGTGTGCAAGAGAATTCATTTATTTTTGAAACTTCTCTGCACCAATATCAGGAAAATCCCTTTCTGAATATAGAATGGCTCAAAAAGGAGCTCTACCACAACTCATGATTCAAAGTCCTTTTGAACAATTAGAGGTGCGCCTGGCTCAAATGCCAGAAACTTTTGTGGCCGGCAAAGTCACACAAGTGCTGGGTTTGATTATCGAGGGTTCCCTAATGGATGTGCCGGTGGGCGCTGCCTGTGAAATTCAATCGCACGAGGGGAAATCGATTCTTGCAGAGGTGATTGGTCTCAAAGGGAATCATGCCGTGTTGATGCCGATTGGCTCTACGAGTGGAATTAAAATTGGGGATGCGATTGTCCCTTTAAATTCGGAAGCCACCGTGCAGGTTTCGGAGGAATTGTTGGGAAGGGTGCTGGATGGTTGCGGTTATCCGATGGATGGGAAAGGGCCTATTTTAAGTACGGTTTCCTTACCTCTTTACAAGGCGCCCTTTTCGCCGGTGAATCGTCAGATCGTGCACGAACCTTTGAGTTTGGGAATAAAGGCCATCGATGCCTTTTTGACCTGTGGTGTGGGAATGCGCATGATGGTGATGGCAGGCTCCGGTGTTGGAAAAAGTACCCTCATGGGGATGATGGCACGGAGCGCACAGGCGGATGTCAATGTCATTGGACTCATTGGAGAACGCGGAAGAGAAGTGCGGGAATTTCTGGAAGAAAGTCTGGGAGAAGCCGGCCTCGCCCGTTCGGTGGTGGTAATTGCCACTTCAGATGCCCCTCCTCTTGTCCGAATGAGAGCGGCCTTTGTGGCCACAACCATCGCAGAGTTTTTTCGCGACAAAGGCAAAAAAGTTTTACTCATGATGGATTCTCTCACCCGTTTTGCAATGGCCTCTCGTGAAGTGGGCCTTGCCCTGGGTGAGCCTCCCACCGTGAAGGGTTATACCCCCTCGCTTTTTAGTACCTTACCCAAACTTTTGGAACGGGTGGGAACCACCCAGGGAAGAGGCAGCATTACCGGATTGTACACCATCTTGACGGAGGCCGATGATATTCAGGATCCCGTGGCCGATTCCGTACGCTCGATTGTGGATGGGCATATTGTGCTTTCCCGAAAGCTTGCGACCCAGGGATTTTATCCGCCCATCGATATCCTGCAAAGTCTCTCTCGTGTCATGACGCATGTGACCAGTGCGGAGCATCAAAAGCAAACGATTCAAATCCGACGCTACGTCGCCTTTTATGAAGAGATGGCCGATTACATCAAAATGGGAGTTTATAGTGCCGGTAAAAATGCAGAAATAGACAAGGCCATCCAAAAAAATGACCAGATTCGAAATTTCCTGGAACAAAATGTATCCGAAGACGCACCTTATGAGAAGACCCTGCAGTGGTTAAAAGAACTGGCTTGGGAAGGTGCCGCATGAAAAAATTTAAATTCAGACTCGAGTCTCTTTTTCGCTATCGCAGCGAAATAGAAAAACAGGCTCAACTGGAGCTTGCCCAGTTGCGTGAGGTGGAAGCAGGAATGAAGACCCAAATTGAAGAGATTAAACAGAATCAAAAAACCTGGGCACGGCGGTATAACGAGTGTGGCACGAGTGTCGAAGAACAAAGATGGAGTTTATGGATTGAACCCTATCTGGTTTCCCTGGAGCAGACCCGGATGGCTACAGAAGAGGCCTTGTGCAGACATCAGGTAAAGGTTTTTAAATGTTTGAAAAAAACCGAAGACGCCTATCGAGCCAAGCGACAAGTTGAAATTTTGAAGGAACGCGATCATCAAAAATATCTTCAGGAGATGAATCGTCTGGAACAAAAAGAGATCGGAGAGATCTCGACAATTCGTTTTATTCGACAACGGGACGAATGGAGGGAAAAAAATGCAGATTAAAATCTTATTACTCTTAGGGCTTCTCTTGATACCCAAACCCGGTTTCGCAAGCCCCATCCCCGAATCGATGCCTTATCCCATTGATTTGAGTTTTCTTTTTGAGAACACACAAAACAATCCCGCTAAAACCTCTTTGGTGAATGACGGAGGTGCGGCCTTGATTGATTTGGATCGAGAGAAGGAAAGATTTTCCCGTGAGGTAAAAACCGGGCAAGATTTTACCAGCATCAGAAAAGAGTTGAGCGACAGGCTTTTGGAGTTGGGAAAAATGCGAGAAGAATTGTCAAAGGAAGTTAAAAAGAAAACAGATACCAACGACAGTTTGAGCCTTTTGGTAAAACTTTATGAGACCATGAGCCCCGATAAAGTGGCATCACTTTTGAAACAAATGCCATTGAACGTCTCTTTGGAAATGATTCGTCGCATGAAGCCAAAAATTTCAAGTCAGGTGCTGGCGGCCATGGATGAACACTATGCCAGTGAAATTGGAAGACGTTTGCTTCAGTCCGCGAATGCAGCGAATCCGGCAAAGCCATAAAGGAGTAGTATGAATAATTTAGATCAGATTTTGGGCTTGGGAAGCAGTAATCCTCCTCTTTCTAAATCGGAGAGTGTGCGGTCGACGGCGGAAGATCAACCCGATAGTTTTGAGGGTGTTTTGAATTCACAATGCGATGAACAAAAGAGCGTTGCCAAGACAAATGTTGCCAAGACGAATAATGAAGGCAAGAAAAGTGATTCAGTGAACGCTTCGGCGAAAGACAAGAAACAAACAGAAGAGAGTGAGAGTGCTGTTTCCTCTTCTGCGCAGAAAGATACAAAAGCTCAAGGGAACAAGACGCAAGAAAAAAAAGAAGAAGACAAAAGTGGAGATCAAAAGTCAGACAAGGTTGAAGCGGTTAACCCAAAAGAAGTTCAAAAAGCTGAAGCGCAAGGCGCGTCAGCTCTTCAGCCCGATCCAGGCTATTTGGCCCTTTTTGTACAAGAGCTGCTTCAATCTAAAACTCAAATGGCTCCTCTGGACACAAAAACTCCGGTTCTTCCTGGAGAAAAAACAGCCTCTGAAAAGACGGATGTTAAAACCCAGACCGGTCAGCCGACAGCTCAGATAGAAGCGGAAAAATTGGCGCCAACGCTTGCCCCAGTCCTGCCACTTCAGACCGCGGCAGATTTGTCAGCGCAGAAAATGAGTGCTCCAAGCCCTTTTTCTCAGGCACTAAAAGATTCGCAAAAAACAAAATCAGCTGTCGAGGAAGAAGTTTTAGCAAAATTACAATTGCAGCTGGGCCAGGTGAAAGCGCCCGCTTTGGCTGCCTTGGAAAAAGCAAAAGAAGTTTCTTCCCACTTGTTGCAAGAAATCAAGCCACAGCAAAATCAAAAAGTGGCAGCGGCTGTTTTAGAAAAGAAAGCGGCTGCGCTGGCAGAACTGAGCCAGGTGAATCCATTGGATAAGGCAAATCCGGCCCTGAAAGAGATGCTTGCGAAATTGGAAGATTCTACTTTATCCGAGGACAATTTTTCTGTCGATCTAAGCAAGGCCGCACAAAATTTAAATTTGGACGTCGATAAGATAACGCTCTCTCAATCTTTGGCCCAAACTCCTGCTAAAGAAACTTTGGCAGGGCCTGCTGCACTGGGTGGCCCTGTTGCCAGCGATGCCCTTGCAAAAAATCAGGCGCCCATTCTTTTTAAACC
It encodes:
- the fliF gene encoding flagellar M-ring protein FliF; this encodes MSNFFEQLREFLTSLTLVRKITILATLIVAISAISYLVSLSGKVSYEPLFTNMNSEDLGAIVARLDKQGTAYQVDQTQRTVMVPGADVLKIRMKMAEEGLPRFGGVGFEIFDKAGFGKSDFEQHINFQRALEGELTRTILSLREVEKARVHLVLPEKSIFSQSQQAASASVILKLGRSGALPENTVQSITHLVASAVEGLDSSNVTVVDSEGRLLSSPAGDASSVAGGQAYNQKNQIEKNLEHRIVDLLSPVVGVGKVMARVTADIDFTRSETTEETVDPNRTAVLQESKTKNKKSEADNANSAAGSGNANGANSQADENVEQTSYEVSKTVKKLITPIGAIKSLSVAILVDGNYVADKAGKKQYTPRAAEELTRIDELVKGAIGFTQARGDQVKITNLAFQAVDAQLDASSEAWYKQKNSNGFIISVIANVLIVVALLLVFLLVVRPLIASWNGASQRILGPRAKRAALQSGSDVNQLVRVNPVAATAAIRKWLE
- a CDS encoding FliI/YscN family ATPase, giving the protein MIQSPFEQLEVRLAQMPETFVAGKVTQVLGLIIEGSLMDVPVGAACEIQSHEGKSILAEVIGLKGNHAVLMPIGSTSGIKIGDAIVPLNSEATVQVSEELLGRVLDGCGYPMDGKGPILSTVSLPLYKAPFSPVNRQIVHEPLSLGIKAIDAFLTCGVGMRMMVMAGSGVGKSTLMGMMARSAQADVNVIGLIGERGREVREFLEESLGEAGLARSVVVIATSDAPPLVRMRAAFVATTIAEFFRDKGKKVLLMMDSLTRFAMASREVGLALGEPPTVKGYTPSLFSTLPKLLERVGTTQGRGSITGLYTILTEADDIQDPVADSVRSIVDGHIVLSRKLATQGFYPPIDILQSLSRVMTHVTSAEHQKQTIQIRRYVAFYEEMADYIKMGVYSAGKNAEIDKAIQKNDQIRNFLEQNVSEDAPYEKTLQWLKELAWEGAA
- a CDS encoding flagellar hook-length control protein FliK; amino-acid sequence: MNNLDQILGLGSSNPPLSKSESVRSTAEDQPDSFEGVLNSQCDEQKSVAKTNVAKTNNEGKKSDSVNASAKDKKQTEESESAVSSSAQKDTKAQGNKTQEKKEEDKSGDQKSDKVEAVNPKEVQKAEAQGASALQPDPGYLALFVQELLQSKTQMAPLDTKTPVLPGEKTASEKTDVKTQTGQPTAQIEAEKLAPTLAPVLPLQTAADLSAQKMSAPSPFSQALKDSQKTKSAVEEEVLAKLQLQLGQVKAPALAALEKAKEVSSHLLQEIKPQQNQKVAAAVLEKKAAALAELSQVNPLDKANPALKEMLAKLEDSTLSEDNFSVDLSKAAQNLNLDVDKITLSQSLAQTPAKETLAGPAALGGPVASDALAKNQAPILFKPEDISSIHRQLVDSFQVTVKAKEGRAELQLTPPDWGRINIQMNVENKNDLKVHLIVENPNVRQLLEQNSVELKQAMASSGLGFANINVGVGSESSSTWKNREEGSVSDPSFKILKKQVSAPTAYRWINSQASGVDQIV
- the flgC gene encoding flagellar basal body rod protein FlgC, which encodes MSLLTSFNLSSAGMSVQKDRLNVAAENLANVSTTRTPEGGPYRKKSLMIGSIPVGMQESFEAYLKKADVKAPQVSSVQKSGEDFISMYDPQNPDADTKGFVKMPNISTTQEMVNMMAASSAYEANMSVFSEAKTMFMRTLDMGSV
- the fliE gene encoding flagellar hook-basal body complex protein FliE, with translation MKIENLTNLNTELGIGQFLEAPKNNLLGEEGLQGESFKDLLMKGIEKVNADLLKSSNMAQEHLANGKHDLHEVMIQMETADLHFRFMTQVRNKVLEAYNEIMRMQV
- the flgB gene encoding flagellar basal body rod protein FlgB, coding for MANDFESLMGLGQKLLGFRVANQSLHASNIANLATSNFKAKEISFKAELDKALKKGEEIFNSMENDNPWKLDVKIKNSNAELNSRGNNVKLDQELSDMTQNAMQYLATVKIISKQLALQRYASTGA